Proteins encoded in a region of the Triplophysa rosa linkage group LG14, Trosa_1v2, whole genome shotgun sequence genome:
- the septin4b gene encoding septin 4b isoform X3, whose protein sequence is MQCTVTPIAMEDSDREVDSASDDQDSFPASPVSPEPRAHAEEKHLPKEDSDSELEHIMGHQPPRDGHHKGDGEGHSRPHTPGTPTFLRPVAAPIGLGELDHESRTVVQRGLVEFSLPSPISPSRPRSPWGCFDPYFAEDQDKEYVGFATLPNQVHRKSVKKGFDFTLMVAGESGLGKSTLVNSLFLTDLYKDRKLLNAEERITQTVEITKHTVDIEEKGVKLKLTIVDTPGFGDAVNNTECWKSVADYIDQQFEQYFRDESGLNRKNIQDNRVHCCLYFISPFGHGLRPLDVEFMKALHEKVNIVPVLAKADTLTPNEVKKKKIKIREEIEQYGIKIYQFPDCDSDEDEDFKQQDQELKDSIPFAVIGSNTVVEAKGKRIRGRLYPWGIVEVENPAHCDFVKLRNMLVRTHMQDLKDVTRETHYENYRAHCIQSMTRMVVKERNRNSKLTRESGTDFPIPLVPGIADNETEKLIREKDEELRRMQDMLQKIQEQMQTQKEAY, encoded by the exons CACCTCCCCAAAGAAGACTCTGATTCAGAGCTGGAGCACATCATGGGACATCAACCTCCCAGAGATGGGCATCATAAGGGGGATGGTGAGGGTCATAGTAGACCCCACACCCCGGGAACGCCCACTTTCCTGAGGCCCGTGGCGGCACCCATCGGCCTAGGAGAGTTAGACCACGAGTCCAGAACAGTGGTTCAGCGGGGCCTTGTGGAGTTTAGCTTGCCGTCACCCATCAGCCCCTCCAGGCCTAGAAGCCCCTGGGGTTGTTTTGACCCTTATTTTGCTGAG GATCAGGATAAGGAGTATGTGGGATTTGCAACTCTGCCAAATCAGGTTCACCGTAAATCTGTGAAAAAGGGCTTTGACTTTACTTTAATGGTAGCAG GAGAGTCAGGTTTAGGAAAATCCACCCTGGTCAACAGTCTCTTCCTAACAGATCTATACAAAGACCGAAAACTGCTCAATGCCGAGG AGAGAATCACCCAGACAGTGGAGATCACTAAACACACAGTGGACATTGAGGAGAAGGGTGTCAAACTAAAGCTCACTATCGTAGACACACCGGGATTCGGAGACGCAGTCAATAACACTGAGTG CTGGAAGTCAGTTGCAGACTACATAGACCAACAGTTTGAGCAGTACTTCAGAGATGAGAGTGGACTGAACCGCAAAAACATTCAGGATAACCGTGTACACTGTTGTCTGTACTTCATTTCACCCTTCGGTCACGG TTTAAGGCCTCTCGATGTGGAGTTTATGAAAGCACTCCATGAGAAGGTCAATATTGTGCCTGTGCTTGCTAAAGCCGACACGCTAACCCCCAACGAGGTCAAGAAGAAGAAAATCAAG ATTCGAGAGGAGATTGAGCAATACGGAATCAAGATCTACCAATTTCCAGATTGTGATTCAGACGAGGATGAGGACTTCAAACAACAAGACCAAGAACTCAAG GACAGCATTCCCTTTGCTGTGATAGGCAGTAATACAGTAGTGGAGGCCAAAGGCAAGAGGATTCGAGGTCGACTGTACCCCTGGGGAATTGTAGAAG TGGAGAACCCAGCACACTGTGACTTTGTGAAGCTGAGGAACATGTTGGTACGAACACACATGCAGGATCTGAAGGATGTGACACGGGAAACCCACTATGAGAACTACAGAGCCCACTGCATCCAGAGCATGACACGCATGGTGGTAAAAGAACGCAACCGCAA CAGCAAACTGACCAGGGAGAGCGGCACAGATTTCCCCATTCCTCTGGTACCCGGCATCGCTGACAATGAGACAGAGAAGCTCATCCGAGAGAAAGATGAGGAG TTGCGACGAATGCAGGACATGCTGCAGAAGATCCAGGAGCAGATGCAAACGCAGAAAGAGGCCTATTAA
- the septin4b gene encoding septin 4b isoform X6, with the protein MLDPSNVPIENASSSEDQDKEYVGFATLPNQVHRKSVKKGFDFTLMVAGESGLGKSTLVNSLFLTDLYKDRKLLNAEERITQTVEITKHTVDIEEKGVKLKLTIVDTPGFGDAVNNTECWKSVADYIDQQFEQYFRDESGLNRKNIQDNRVHCCLYFISPFGHGLRPLDVEFMKALHEKVNIVPVLAKADTLTPNEVKKKKIKIREEIEQYGIKIYQFPDCDSDEDEDFKQQDQELKDSIPFAVIGSNTVVEAKGKRIRGRLYPWGIVEVENPAHCDFVKLRNMLVRTHMQDLKDVTRETHYENYRAHCIQSMTRMVVKERNRNSKLTRESGTDFPIPLVPGIADNETEKLIREKDEELRRMQDMLQKIQEQMQTQKEAY; encoded by the exons GATCAGGATAAGGAGTATGTGGGATTTGCAACTCTGCCAAATCAGGTTCACCGTAAATCTGTGAAAAAGGGCTTTGACTTTACTTTAATGGTAGCAG GAGAGTCAGGTTTAGGAAAATCCACCCTGGTCAACAGTCTCTTCCTAACAGATCTATACAAAGACCGAAAACTGCTCAATGCCGAGG AGAGAATCACCCAGACAGTGGAGATCACTAAACACACAGTGGACATTGAGGAGAAGGGTGTCAAACTAAAGCTCACTATCGTAGACACACCGGGATTCGGAGACGCAGTCAATAACACTGAGTG CTGGAAGTCAGTTGCAGACTACATAGACCAACAGTTTGAGCAGTACTTCAGAGATGAGAGTGGACTGAACCGCAAAAACATTCAGGATAACCGTGTACACTGTTGTCTGTACTTCATTTCACCCTTCGGTCACGG TTTAAGGCCTCTCGATGTGGAGTTTATGAAAGCACTCCATGAGAAGGTCAATATTGTGCCTGTGCTTGCTAAAGCCGACACGCTAACCCCCAACGAGGTCAAGAAGAAGAAAATCAAG ATTCGAGAGGAGATTGAGCAATACGGAATCAAGATCTACCAATTTCCAGATTGTGATTCAGACGAGGATGAGGACTTCAAACAACAAGACCAAGAACTCAAG GACAGCATTCCCTTTGCTGTGATAGGCAGTAATACAGTAGTGGAGGCCAAAGGCAAGAGGATTCGAGGTCGACTGTACCCCTGGGGAATTGTAGAAG TGGAGAACCCAGCACACTGTGACTTTGTGAAGCTGAGGAACATGTTGGTACGAACACACATGCAGGATCTGAAGGATGTGACACGGGAAACCCACTATGAGAACTACAGAGCCCACTGCATCCAGAGCATGACACGCATGGTGGTAAAAGAACGCAACCGCAA CAGCAAACTGACCAGGGAGAGCGGCACAGATTTCCCCATTCCTCTGGTACCCGGCATCGCTGACAATGAGACAGAGAAGCTCATCCGAGAGAAAGATGAGGAG TTGCGACGAATGCAGGACATGCTGCAGAAGATCCAGGAGCAGATGCAAACGCAGAAAGAGGCCTATTAA